The Calliopsis andreniformis isolate RMS-2024a chromosome 7, iyCalAndr_principal, whole genome shotgun sequence region GATTTCACTTGAGAATCTCTCATGAAAGGATAGTTAAGAGGGTCAGAAAGTTTCAAATCTTCAACATCTCATCGAATAGCAAAAAAGGGGATTagatatctcgaaaattaactCATATTGAACAATTTTCTTTACGCCGTAGGATTTCACTTGAGAATTTCTCGCAAAATTCGCAAAAAGGTTTATACTTCATAAACTGCACAGTTTTCTCTTCCACTATTTTGAGAAGTGCCACCTATTTCCTGTTTCACTAAAAATCTACTCTAAAAAAAATGGAAATTCTCTTACAGTCATCAGACCTTAACTTTAATTCTCCAGAATTTGAACCTAATACCTCATTGATCATGGTGCTACTCTATTGAACATACAATATTAATCTACTTCAGCCATTTTGGGttccaaatacaaaacaaactaCACTCACCTAAtcagtaaaaaatatttattctcaGCTTCCATTATCCGAATACAAATGAAACAGTAATAACTTCAAGATCGAGAAAGGGCAAGAGTAAGCAAGATCACAGGGAGCCTTCGTTCTGTACGCATTGTCATAGGAATCGACATCGTCCACGTCCTCCACATTGCTGAAGCAAAAAGTTCTAAATATAGAACCTGTCAAGGCAGTTGAAACTCTCGGTTACAGTATTTCACTGAATTCACTGTACCTCAGTATTACTCGAATGACATCCTCGATGAACGACACGCCTGGAGGATTCAGCAACGTCCTCGCCTCGCAGATTGTTCTCAGAACGCACTGTCGTCCCGGCAAGTCTCGGCTGAAGAGCAGAATTTTCATAGTTCATAAGGGAACGAAATATTCCACGATTAGCGGTAGCGTGCGCGCAGACGAGCACCGCGGGTGAATGCAGCGTTAATTAACTTGAAGTTTCGGCAACTCGTAATTAATTGCGCACACAGGCTCACCTATTCAACGCCGCCTCGAAATTGGCGTACAGCTCGCGACGATGGCGTCGTTTAACCATCCACGGTTTTCTTACAAAATACTTCTTCCGGATGTTGTCCTCGGTAGGAATGGGCCAGATCACGTCGAACTCAAAATCCAGGTACCAGTTGGTGGGCAAGGGGAGCTGGATCGATTGCAACGAGGA contains the following coding sequences:
- the LOC143181399 gene encoding uncharacterized protein LOC143181399, yielding MRAPWLVLILAEILRPLALGEPVCHGNGTDLTVPGQRSLQILSRRRRLTFPKGSAFVMTVSSLQSIQLPLPTNWYLDFEFDVIWPIPTEDNIRKKYFVRKPWMVKRRHRRELYANFEAALNSRDLPGRQCVLRTICEARTLLNPPGVSFIEDVIRVILSNVEDVDDVDSYDNAYRTKAPCDLAYSCPFSILKLLLFHLYSDNGS